In the genome of Colletotrichum lupini chromosome 8, complete sequence, one region contains:
- a CDS encoding methyltransferase domain-containing protein, protein MCTADIAGRSPPRGDGGNQGNTAIEDRDNIAADEITDDNDSATSQSVASSSTSLSSSIFDYRLENGRTYHKYKDGNLQHNMFIRTFGNRLGTAPPNDPGSKVGRVLDVGTGTGIWAMEFGDEHPEAEVLGIDLSPAQPEFVPPNVRFEIDDLEERWTYSRPFDYIHSRVLDSCINDWKAYFQQSFDHLNPGGYLEIQEIDAEPRSDDGTLKDYSSLMKSLRLLKDAAEFFQRPFKDIKSLADIMAEVGFEDIHLERYKWPSNSWPKDRNYKDLGMWTYENLAMNWEAFLMAPLTRALSWTKEEVMVLAMEARRDLGDKSIHAYFTVWAIHGRKPLKAESTEEATTG, encoded by the exons ATGTGCACGGCAGATATCGCGGGCAGGAGCCCGCCACGTGGTGATGGCGGAAATCAAGGCAATACCGCTATAGAAGACCGCGATAACATTGCTGCCGACGAG ATCACGGACGATAATGATTCCGCTACTAGC CAAAGTGTTGCTTCATCTAGCACAAGCCTGTCGAGCTCGATATTTGATTACCGCTTAGAAAATGGCAGGACTTATCACAAGTACAAAGACGGGA ACCTACAGCATAACATGTTCATCAGAACTTTCGGGAATCGACTGGGCACAGCGCCTCCCAATGATCCCGGATCCAAAGTTGGCCGAGTATTGGATGTCGGCACAGGAACAGGAATTTGGGCGATGGAGTTCGGAGATGAACACCCTGAAGCTGAG GTCCTCGGCATTGATTTGTCTCCTGCCCAACCAGAGTT TGTACCTCCGAATGTCCGCTTTGAGATCGACGATTTAGAGGAGCGCTGGACGTACTCTCGGCCTTTTGACTACATCCATAGCCGTGTACTCGACTCTTGCATCAATGATTGGAAAGCATACTTCCAACAAAGTTTCGA TCATCTGAACCCAGGCGGTTATCTCGAAATCCAGGAAATCGACGCCGAGCCCCGATCTGACGACGGCACCTTAAAAGACTATTCATCCCTGATGAAGAGTCTGCGGCTACTGAAGGATGCGGCAGAATTTTTCCAACGCCCCTTCAAAGATATCAAGTCGCTGGCTGATATCATGGCCGAGGTCGGCTTTGAGGATATCCACTTGGAACGATATAAGTGGCCATCGAATTCATGGCCAAAGGACAGGAATTACAAAGATCTCGGCATGTGGACCTATGAGAATCTGGCTATGAATTGGGAGGCATTCCTTATGGCACCTTTGACCCGGGCTCTGAGTTGGACAAAAGAAGAGGTGATGGTACTTGCTATGGAAGCACGGAGAGATCTTGGTGACAAAAGTATCCATGCCTACTTCACGGT TTGGGCAATCCACGGTCGAAAGCCATTGAAGGCCGAGTCGACTGAAGAAGCAACCACTGGTTGA
- a CDS encoding GPI anchored serine-threonine rich protein, with protein MFQLKKLLVLALPALALAEEAFSPLKRQIVEIPCSESGRKDCGDGCIPLTYTCCPDQQGGCPLTSTCWLGNNGQYACCPIGKQCVGPGGVNTEPGSTVTSTLFFTESIPDEKTSTSFFASTSTATFTLTSEIGSTSAETSLVPKPTTSLPAPPVVSNTPTTTATLPTITAHSTTARSPPVTVNAANTHGGSILQAMAAGAVALLAL; from the coding sequence ATGTTCCAGCTCAAGAAACTTCTTGTTCTGGCTCTCCCAGCCTTGGCTCTCGCCGAAGAGGCCTTCTCTCCTCTCAAGCGCCAGATTGTAGAGATCCCGTGCAGCGAGTCTGGCCGGAAAGACTGCGGCGATGGCTGCATTCCCTTGACCTACACTTGCTGCCCAGACCAGCAGGGCGGTTGCCCCTTGACGTCCACGTGCTGGCTCGGTAACAACGGCCAGTATGCGTGCTGTCCGATCGGCAAGCAATGTGTCGGTCCGGGCGGTGTCAACACGGAACCCGGCTCGACGGTGACGTCTACCCTCTTCTTCACGGAGTCGATTCCGGACGAGAAGACGTCCACGTCCTTCTTCGCGTCGACCTCAACCGCGACTTTCACCCTCACTTCCGAAATCGGGAGCACCTCAGCAGAGACTTCTCTTGTGCCTAAACCGACCACTTCTCTTCCGGCACCTCCGGTTGTTTCCAACACGCCGACGACGACTGCTACACTGCCGACGATCACCGCACATAGTACCACGGCCCGGTCGCCCCCGGTCACGGTGAACGCAGCGAACACCCACGGTGGCTCGATCCTTCAGGCAATGGCTGCTGGTGCCGTAGCCTTGCTTGCTCTTTGA
- a CDS encoding amino acid permease, translating into MESADKDYRGGGPLTDVESKHNGESYPRDVNFAALNDPNDLVNSHDQLSRGLKSRHIQFLALGGAIGTGLFVGSGSILSAVGPAPLFMGYLSMMIVAWNIMNNIGEMATYLPLKGISIPYFVERFVEPSLAFAAGWNYWYAYAMLVGAEASAGAILLDYWKTPVPSAVWITIILLVTLALNIFAVEIFGEAEFWFASIKLITILGLIMVSFVIILGGAPDEGRIGFLYWYDPGAITPYLVGGNTGKFLAYWTGFVRAGFAFITSPELIALAAGETVAPRRNIPKAARRFVWRLAIFYGLGSLMIGAITPSNDERLLSPTSNAAASPWVIGIQRAGIGGLNHVINAAILTSAWSAGNAFLYSGSRILYSLALNKQAPRFFARTTKRGVPYTAVLGTWSIALLSYLTVSSGTSTVFTWFMNISTISGFIAWIVVMITYLRFRKAMIYHNMMHRLPFKTPLQPYFTWFILGLLIILTLTNGFQVFFPGHWSVSDFLAAYITLPIFFVLYIGHKIWFRTPIARNVADVDVLTGVAEMEAMAELDEEPIPKNLLQKVWFWLA; encoded by the exons ATGGAGTCTGCGGACAAAGATTACAGAGGCGGCGGTCCCTTGACCGACGTCGAGTCCAAGCACAATGGGGAATCCTACCCTCGCGACGTCAACTTCGCCGCACTCAACGACCCCAATGATCTCGTCAATTCGCACGACCAGCTGTCGCGTGGCTTGAAGAGCCGACACATTCAGTTCCTAGCATTGGGTGGCGC CATCGGAACCGGTCTCTTCGTCGGCTCAGGCAGTATCCTCTCAGCAGTTGGCCCCGCGCCGCTGTTCATGGGATACCTCTCCATGATGATTGTCGCGTGGAACATCATGAACAATATCGGAGAGATGGCCACCTACCTCCCGCTCAAGGGCATCTCGATCCCCTACTTTGTCGAACGCTTCGTCGAGCCCAGTTTGGCTTTCGCTGCCGGTTGGAACTACTGGTACGCATACGCCATGCTCGTCGGCGCTGAGGCCTCGGCCGGCGCAATCCTCCTCGACTATTGGAAAACACCCGTACCCTCGGCCGTCTGGATCACAATCATCCTGCTCGTCACCCTCGCTCTCAACATTTTTGCTGTCGAAATCTTTGGTGAGGCCGAGTTCTGGTTTGCGAGTATCAAGCTCATCACCATCTTGGGTCTCATCATGGTGAGCTTCGTCATCATCCTCGGCGGTGCCCCCGACGAAGGTCGAATTGGCTTCCTTTACTGGTACGACCCTGGCGCAATTACACCATACCTCGTCGGCGGAAACACTGGCAAGTTCTTGGCCTATTGGACTGGTTTCGTCCGTGCCGGTTTCGCCTTCATCACTTCCCCCGAGCTGATCGCACTCGCGGCCGGCGAGACCGTTGCCCCCCGTCGCAACATCCCCAAGGCCGCTCGCCGTTTCGTCTGGCGTCTGGCTATCTTCTACGGCCTCGGCTCCCTCATGATTGGCGCCATCACCCCTTCGAACGACGAGCGACTCCTCAGCCCTACATCCAACGCTGCTGCTTCTCCTTGGGTTATCGGAATTCAGCGTGCTGGCATCGGTGGTCTGAACCACGTCATCAACGCCGCCATTCTCACCAGTGCGTGGAGTGCAGGCAACGCCTTCTTGTACTCCGGCAGCCGTATCCTCTACAGCTTGGCCCTCAACAAGCAGGCCCCTCGCTTCTTCGCCCGTACGACCAAGCGTGGTGTCCCCTACACCGCCGTCCTCGGCACCTGGTCAATTGCTCTGCTCTCCTACCTCACCGTCAGCAGCGGAACCTCGACCGTCTTCACCTGGTTCATGAACATTAGCACCATTTCCGGCTTTATCGCATGGATTGTCGTCATGATCACCTACCTCCGCTTCCGCAAGGCTATGATTTACCACAACATGATGCACCGTCTGCCCTTCAAGACGCCCCTCCAGCCTTATTTTACCTGGTTTATCCTCGGTCTCCTCATCATCCTGACCCTTACCAACGGCTTCCAGGTCTTCTTCCCTGGCCACTGGAGCGTCTCGGACTTCCTGGCTGCCTACATTACGCTGCCCATCTTTTTCGTGCTGTACATTGGACACAAGATCTGGTTCCGTACGCCGATAGCGCGCAACGTGGCCGACGTAGATGTCTTGACCGGCGTTGCCGAGATGGAAGCCATGGCGGAGCTCGACGAGGAGCCGATCCCGAAGAACCTGTTGCAGAAGGTTTGGTTCTGGCTGGCTTAG
- a CDS encoding WSC domain-containing protein, which yields MSPSHHCRVQGSPRPTSHCRNGRAFLETHKVNEGWHDSILSTLALASIAATEYVWPSQYDELEDHLSLQSGYLRRGFIDGVITCGFGTSIPGRQNSAEWIRAAFHDMATHDAAAGTGGLDASIFFELDRPENIGGAFNNTFGFFSSFHSIRASASDLLAMSVLVASFACGGIQIPFRAGRIDAQEAGPAGVPEPQTDLNTTQLAFTKAGFSQSDMIAMVACGHTLGGVHSMDFPEIVGVAADPNNDTVAHFDTEFAKFDNVVVTEYLDGTTKNPLVVGTNDTLNSDKRIFAADGNKTMQAMADPNAFQTTCADIFSRMIDTVPANVKLSDPIVATDIKPYISGLFLKDDGSLSFGGRIRIRTTAVTGRDPNDLSVQLTYADRNGNGSNVITTRKATFQGGSASGLWRESFHWWEFDTTISPDTGISKFYIHVTKPSTNETITYDNAGNGYPMSDVLLYQQSKSCIGNVADGKLPVTVKALVRKDRVPATADGLTMDLVHEVRRQGVIVPRLDVEKINFQATGEDQGQWSVYTASGSVDADGWNTSFDIKLGGEQSVEVAFQKTGALSSCS from the exons ATGTCTCCGTCCCATCACTGCAGGGTCCAAGGGTCGCCCCGTCCAACGTCGCATTGCCGAAATGGAAGAGCTTTTCTGGAAACCCATAAAGTGAATGAGGGCTGGCACGAT AGCATTCTTTCCACGCTCGCTCTAGCGTCCATCGCCGCGACAGAGTATGTTTGGCCTTCTCAGTACGATGAGCTCGAGGATCACCTCTCTCTGCAGTCCGGATACCTTCGCAGGGGCTTCATCGATG GTGTCATTACGTGTGGCTTCGGCACAAGCATCCCCGGCCGTCAGAACTCTGCTGAATGGATCCGCGCCGCTTTCCACGACATGGCCACGCACGATGCTGCCGCCGGTACCGGTGGTTTAGACGCGTCCATCTTCTTCGAGTTGGATCGCCCGGAAAATATTGGAGGCGCCTTCAACAACACGTTTGGATTCTTTAGCAGCTTTCACTCCATTCGCGCCTCTGCTTCTGATCTGTTGGCCATGAGTGTCCTCGTCGCCAGCTTTGCGTGCGGCGGTATCCAAATCCCGTTTCGTGCCGGCCGTATTGACGCCCAAGAAGCCGGCCCTGCCGGTGTCCCTGAGCCTCAGACCGATCTCAACACTACCCAGCTGGCTTTCACCAAGGCAGGCTTCTCTCAGAGCGACATGATTGCCATGGTGGCGTGCGGTCATACTCTGGGAGGCGTGCACAGCATGGACTTCCCTGAGATCGTCGGTGTCGCGGCGGACCCCAACAACGATACCGTAGCCCACTTTGACACCGAATTTGCCAAGTTCGACAACGTCGTCGTGACCGAATATTTGGATGGCACAACCAAGAACCCTCTGGTTGTTGGCACAAATGACACCCTCAACTCAGACAAGCGTATCTTTGCTGCAGATGGAAACAAGACGATGCAAGCCATGGCCGACCCTAATGCTTTCCAGACTACCTGCGCCGACATCTTTAGTCGCATGATTGATACCGTCCCTGCCAACGTTAAACTCAGCGACCCCATCGTAGCCACAGATATTAAGCCCTACATCAGCGGGCTCTTCCTCAAAGACGATGGCAGCCTGTCGTTTGGCGGCCGCATTCGCATCCGCACCACCGCAGTCACTGGCCGAGACCCCAATGATCTCTCGGTCCAGCTGACGTACGCTGACCGCAACGGCAACGGATCGAACGTTATCACTACCCGCAAGGCAACCTTTCAGGGTGGAAGTGCCTCTGGCTTGTGGAGGGAGAGCTTCCACTGGTGGGAGTTTGACACCACAATCAGCCCTGACACGGGCATCAGCAAGTTCTACATCCACGTTACGAAGCCGTCAACCAACGAGACTATCACGTACGACAATGCTGGCAACGGATATCCTATGAGTGATGTCCTCCTATATCAGCAGTCTAAATCTTGCATCGGAAATGTGGCGGATGGCAAGCTGCCGGTCACGGTCAAAGCTCTTGTTCGCAAGGACCGTGTACCCGCCACCGCTGATGGCCTAACTATGGATTTGGTTCATGAGGTCCGTAGGCAGGGAGTGATTGTTCCCAGACTGGACGTTGAGAAGATCAACTTCCAAGCTACTGGAGAGGACCAAGGCCAGTGGTCCGTCTATACAGCCAGTGGAAGTGTCGATGCTGATGGATGGAACACCAGTTTTGATATCAAGTTGGGTGGCGAGCAGTCAGTCGAAGTTGCGTTTCAGAAGACAGGAGCTTTGAGCTCTTGCAGCTAG
- a CDS encoding DszA family Xenobiotic compound monooxygenase codes for MDDATITIACKYPLHLETNFLRICFEGKEDSIVINGNLLSSADGKLTTDAAPAQFRQRVGLSAARAYPAKMEPSARRQIILNAFDMFTPSHLCFGQWRRGEDEVADKFRDLSYWTNLAQTLERGDIHALILADTYGQHDIYNGSAEPTIRTSCQFPMGDPVIPVTAMATVTKKLGFIVTTSTSYEAPFVVAKRFSTLDHLTKGRFGWNIVTSFKESAAKAVGVSYVEHDERYAAADEYLELLYKIWEGSWADDALKKDATNNIYADPSRIRWIKHHTARFNVDAPHILHPSPQRTPFLLQAGTSSAGIAFAAKHAEGIMISGLSPHILAPRVAAIRQQAAEAGRDPGSVKIFAVITPVIARTDEEATAKYRKALEFANFEAGLAFFSGNAGIDLAKYDLDAEIRPDDATIDGRVHSMVSSLKYRGDDIPAWTPRNIGKVMAIGGNGPVPVGSAARVADFLEEWVKIADLDGFNVGYVTTPGSFKDVVDLLVPELRGRGLYGYDGLSGDGVTLRERMYGVGQKHLRHDHIGGQYKYKTRIWLHSINPHLPCYVVIRSKVASVLRTRVFDAPTMSVQKDTGKDLGPQEPSSSRWDLLSGVIWDGPRTKEEHRLVQRLDFFVLSWATFGYFFLPKIANAYVSGMKEDLDFQGNEYNLLQTFFTCGYLVGQIPSQFLLTRFRPSIYLPVAEFLWTIVTFCFAAVKDVRHVLAMRFLLGFLESPFAVGVLTIMGSWYTPRELSKRISIFYSASYAASMFSGYLQAAIYRGLNGAGGLPGWRWLFIFCGIISIWAPIWGFFAVPDNPHITRARWMRPSEQAKHIARMEAIDRRKPEPLTKARVLGIFTNWPIYVFSFALICHCVVTQPLNYFSVWLKSLNRFTVYQINLFPTAAQAVGLVTTLLYAWLSDGLGKRWQVLLIPATINLIGMIMVAAESSYALTFVGYVINAASWGFWPVLYAWAIEIMHKNMEERAIVIGVAQTLGQAFIAWVPGWQLSCPQHLEKTLIVAVVILDVGKYAPSFHMGFSVMCGVSVLELSSIFIIRHFEKREKAKNEQSILSN; via the exons ATGGATGACGCAACTATCACTATTGCTTGCAAATACCCCCT ACACTTGGAAACAAATTTCCTTCGCATATGTTTCGAGGGGAAGGAAGACTCGATTG TTATCAATGGAAATTTGCTCTCTTCCGCCGATGGCAAGTTGACAACAGACGCAGCACCGGCTCAGTTCCGCCAACGAGTTGGACTCAGCGCAGCACGAGCTTACCCCGCCAAGATGGAACCTTCTGCCAGGCGGCAGATTATACTCAATGCATTTGACATGTTCACTCCGAGCCATCTCTGCTTCGGTCAGTGGCGCAGGGGCGAAGATGAAGTCGCCGACAAATTTAGAGATCTCAGTTACTGGACCAATCTCGCGCAGACACTTGAGCGGGGAGACATTCACGCTTTGATTCTGGCTGATACTTATGGTCAACACGATATCTACAATGGAAGCGCTGAACCAACGATACGGACAAGTTGTCAGTTCCCGATGGGCGACCCCGTTATC CCGGTGACGGCGATGGCAACTGTAACGAAGAAACTTGGGTTCATTGTAACAACCAGTACGAGTTACGAGGCACCATTCGTCGTCGCAAAGAGGTTCTCGACACTCGACCATCTTACCAAAGGGCGGTTTGGCTGGAACATCGTCACTTCTTTTAAGGAATCTGCTGCCAAGGCC GTCGGGGTCTCATATGTCGAACATGATGAGAGATATGCCGCTGCTGATGAATACTTGGAGTTGCTCTACAA AATATGGGAAGGCTCGTGGGCAGACGATGCTCTCAAGAAAGATGCAACGAACAATATCTACGCCGATCCCAGTCGTATCCGTTGGATCAAGCATCATACGGCAAGGTTCAATGTGGATGCTCCTCACATCCTGCATCCTTCACCTCAAAGAACTCCATTTCTGCTTCAAGCAGGGACATCATC CGCTGGCATAGCTTTCGCTGCCAAACACGCAGAGGGTATCATGATATCGGGGCTTTCACCTCACATCTTGGCGCCTCGCGTAGCAGCCATTCGTCAGCAAGCAGCGGAAGCTGGCCGCGACCCTGGTAGTGTCAAGATTTTTGCCGTCATTACACCAGTCATTGCGAGAACAGACGAAGAAGCCACTGCAAAATACCGCAAAGCCTTGGAATTTGCGAACTTCGAAGCTGGTCTTGCATTCTTTTCAGGTAATGCTGGAATAGACCTCGCCAAATACGATTTAGACGCAGAAATAAGACCAGATGATGCTACCATTGATGGGCGGGTACACTCCATGGTCAGCAGTCTGAAATACCGTGGCGATGACATTCCAGCTTGGACGCCTCGAAATATCGGAAAAGTCATGGCCATCGGCGGGAACGGGCCTGTGCCTGTTGGATCGGCAGCTCGTGTTGCAGATTTCCTTGAGGAGTGGGTGAAGATTGCAGATTTAGATGGGTTCAACGTTGGATATGTCACAACCCCTGGGAGTTTCAAAGATGTGGTAGATTTGCTAGTGCCTGAGCTTCGCGGAAGAGGGCTATACGGGTACGACGGACTATCGGGAGATGGAGTCACTCTGCGTGAGAGGATGTATGGTGTTGGCCAGAAACATCTCCGCCACGACCACATTGGAGGTCAATACAAGTACAA AACCAGGATTTGGCTCCATTCAATCAACCCCCACTTGCCTTGTTATGTTGTCATTCGTTCTAAAGTTGCATCAGTTCTGAGAACTCG GGTTTTTGATGCCCCTACCATGTCGGTACAAAA AGATACTGGTAAGGATCTTGGGCCTCAAGAGCCCTCGTCATCAAGATGGGATCTCCTAAGCGGTGTCATATGGGATGGTCCTCGAACAAAAGAAGAACATCGCCTTGTGCAACGCCTCGACTTCTTCGTATT AAGCTGGGCTACTTTTGGATATTTC TTCTTACCAAAAATAGCAAATGCGTATGTCAGCGGTATGAAAGAAGACCTCGACTTTCAAGGCAACGAGTACAACCTGTTACAAACTTTCTTTACTTGCGGGTATCTGGTCGGTCAAATTCCTTCACAGTTCTTGCTCACTCGTT TTCGGCCCTCAATTTACCTACCCGTGGCGGAGTTTCTCTGGACCATTGTCACATTTTGTTTTGCCGCTGTCAAGGACGTTCGTCATGTCTTAGCGATGAGATTCCTGCTAGGATTCCTTGAAAGTCCCTTTGCCGTCGGCGTTCTGACCATCATGGGAAGCTGGTACACGCCTCGAG AACTCTCCAAGCGGATTTCAATCTTTTATTCGGCCAGCTATGCTGCTAGCATGTTCAGCGGATACCTCCAAGCCGCAATCTATCGAGGTCTCAATGGAGCCGGCGGCCTCCCAGGTTGGCGGTGGCTTTTCATTTTCTGTGGCATAATCTCGATCTGGGCTCCCATCTGGGGATTTTTCGCCGTCCCTGATAACCCTCATATCACAAGGGCTCGCTGGATGCGTCCGAGTGAGCAGGCAAAGCATATCGCGAGGATGGAAGCCATCGATCGGCGCAAACCCGAGCCTTTGACAAAAGCCAGGGTCTTGGGTATTTTCACGAACTGGCCCATTTACGTCTTCAGCTTCGCATTGAT TTGCCATTGCGTTGTCACACAACCCCTTAACTACTTCTCTGTTTGGCTGAAGTCCTTGAACCGCTTTACGGTCTATCAGATCAACCTCTTTCCTACTGCAGCGCAAGCCGTCGGTCTCGTGACCACTCTGCTATATGCTTGGCTCTCTGATGGGTTGGGGAAGAGGTGGCAGGTTTTACTGATTCCAGCT ACCATCAACCTCATTGGCATGATCATGGTTGCAGCTGAATCAAGCTACGCGTTGACCTTTGTCGGATATGTTATCAACGCCGCTTCGTGGGGCTTTTGGCCGGTCCTTTAC GCCTGGGCAATTGAGATCATGCACAAGAACATGGAGGAGCGTGCGATCGTTATTGGGGTTGCACAGACCCTAGGCCAAGCTTTCATTGCATGGGTTCCAGGTTGGCAACTATCTTGCCCTCAACATCTTGAAAAGACGCTAATTGTTGCAGTTGTGATTCTCGATGTGGGTAAATATGCACCGTCCTTCCACATGGGGTTCTCCGTCATGTGTGGAGTGAGCGTTTTGGAGCTTTCGAGTATCTTCATAATCAGACACTTTGAGAAGCGAGAAAAGGCGAAGAACGAACAGTCCATTCTTAGCAACTAA
- a CDS encoding NAD-dependent epimerase/dehydratase produces the protein MGDASILHMPTTLIFGGNGKTARQLTAILRDADTPHTIFSVIRNPEQIPDLEAIGAKPIVQDISTASEVDFIKIIEGTRPDVVVWAAGGKDPKSAEAVDRDGAIRAMDALAKANVVAKRYIVVSALDVRDRDSKPVPDWYTDADEKLSDRMWGIIGPILRAKLAADTELRVGNAARKLNYTIVRPGGLTEGPSTGKARAGKVGTVGMIPREDVAKVVYAAIQNEKTYGLAFDVLGPKEDSPTIKEAVSQVAKHHEDTFEGYY, from the coding sequence ATGGGCGACGCTTCAATCCTTCACATGCCGACGACCCTTATATTTGGGGGCAATGGCAAAACCGCCCGTCAACTGACAGCAATCCTTCGGGACGCCGATACCCCTCACACCATCTTCAGCGTTATCCGCAATCCGGAACAAATTCCGGACTTGGAAGCAATCGGCGCAAAGCCAATTGTCCAAGACATCTCTACAGCTTCCGAGGTCGACTTCATTAAAATCATTGAAGGCACCCGGCCCGACGTTGTGGTGTGGGCAGCTGGCGGCAAGGACCCCAAGTCCGCTGAGGCTGTTGACCGGGATGGAGCCATTCGCGCCATGGATGCCCTGGCCAAAGCCAACGTGGTCGCCAAACGCTACATCGTCGTCAGCGCCCTCGACGTCCGCGACCGAGACAGCAAGCCCGTCCCGGACTGGTATACCGATGCCGATGAGAAGCTCAGCGACCGCATGTGGGGTATCATCGGTCCCATTCTCCGGGCTAAGCTAGCGGCCGACACGGAGTTGAGGGTGGGGAATGCGGCTCGCAAGCTTAACTACACCATTGTGAGACCTGGTGGCTTGACTGAGGGACCTAGCACCGGAAAGGCACGGGCAGGAAAGGTTGGCACCGTCGGCATGATTCCCAGAGAAGATGTCGCCAAGGTCGTCTACGCGGCGATTCAGAATGAGAAGACCTACGGGCTGGCATTTGATGTCTTGGGGCCCAAAGAGGACAGCCCAACGATCAAAGAAGCTGTCTCACAGGTGGCAAAACATCATGAAGATACGTTtgagggttattattag
- a CDS encoding biphenyl-2,3-diol 1,2-dioxygenase — translation MWGPGESKLGAGSASRTLRKLGTRPQARPKPPPLPRLDLSRQSNLQSAKALGFHRTFVPRSITMSGARAVVKTLDHLVLTCASVPKTVQWYTKYLGMKAETFTSPLDPSVQRHALKFGTHKINLHQQGKEFEPKAKTALPGTADLCFLVEDGTNLEELIKGFQGDGVQVLEGEKVVARTGAQGPIQSVYVRDPDGNLIELSHYKS, via the exons ATGTGGGGTCCCGGCGAATCTAAACTCGGCGCCGGATCCGCAAGCCGAACGCTTCGGAAACTCGGCACG AGACCCCAAGCCAGGCCAAAACCTCCACCATTGCCAAGACTCGACCTGTCACGCCAATCAAATTTGCAATCCGCAAAGGCTCTAGGTTTTCATCGTACCTTTGTGCCCCGTTCTATCACCATGTCCGGAGCCAGAGCCGTCGTCAAGACGCTGGATCATCTCGTTCTTACCTGCGCCAGCGTCCCAAAGACAGTCCAATGGTACACCAAGTACCTCGGGATGAAGGCAGAAACATTCACGTCGCCGTTAGATCCATCCGTCCAGAGGCACGCACTGAAGTTCGGCACGCACAAGATCAATCTGCATCAGCAGGGCAAGGAGTTTGAGCCAAAAGCCAAGACGGCACTGCCAGGCACGGCCGACCTCTGTTTCTTGGTGGAGGATGGCACCAATCTTGAGGAACTGATCAAGGGCTTCCAAGGGGACGGAGTTCAGGTTCTTGAGGGAGAGAAGGTGGTTGCGAGAACGGGAGCACAGGGTCCCATCCAGAGCGTTTACGTGAGAGATCCCGACGGAAACTTGATTGA GCTTTCTCACTACAAATCATAA